CTAGTATAGATGGTGAAAATATGGGATATTGTAAGGTAGGTAAACAATTAATATATAATATAGAAATGATAGAAGAGTATAAGAATATAATATCTATAGGAGCTGGAGCTATAACTAAGATAATAAAAGAAGATACAATAAAGAGGTTAATCAATCCTAAAGATCCACTTATGTGGGTAGATGAATTTGAAGAAAGATTAAATGAAAAGAAAAAAGTAATTAGGGAGATGTTGTGAGAAAATTAAAATACATATTGGTAATTTTATCTATGCTTTTCATATTTAATTTCATTAAAACTTTTTTTACTAAGGAAGATAATGTTCCTAGGGTAGAAATAAATGAAGAGTTAGTTTTTCAAAATGATAACGAAAATAAGGAGAAATTAGATATAAATAATGTTATGATAGATGAAATATTAAAAATAGGTCTTTCTATTAAGGAAGCATATAAGATAATTGAGTATAGAGATTTTGTTGGATATATTGATACTGTTGATAATTTAGTTAGGATTAAAGGTATAAATAGAAATAATATAGATAAGTATAAAAAAATATTTTTAGTTGAAGATACTGAAGAAAAAGAATATGTTAAACATAATATTAATGAACTTAGTGAAGATGAATTATTTATGCTTGGATTTTCAAAAGATAATGTTAGGTATATATTGGAAATTAGGAATAATAAGGAAATAAGATCAGACCTTGAATTAAAAGGAAAAGTAAATATGAATGTAGTTAATAAACACATAAAGTTTTAGGAGATAGTTATGACAATGGAAGAAAAGAATAAAGAAAATGTTTTTGCCCTATTATCAGGTTTAAAAATGGCTGAAATTAATAATAATAAAGTGCAAAAAGAATTTTGTGCCGCTTTGATATATAAATACCAACAAGAAGGTATTAATATATATGAGCATGTAAAAAAAGAAGATATAGAAGAAAGTATTAATGAAGGGGAAAATCTTTTTGTTAAAAGAAAGAGAAGATACTTTATCAAAAAAACTTTGTTTAATATGTTTACAGGTATGGCTGCAGCATTATTTACCTATGGTTATTTACAAGTAAGTTTAGCAAGATCTATAGTA
This region of Streptobacillus felis genomic DNA includes:
- a CDS encoding helix-hairpin-helix domain-containing protein — protein: MRKLKYILVILSMLFIFNFIKTFFTKEDNVPRVEINEELVFQNDNENKEKLDINNVMIDEILKIGLSIKEAYKIIEYRDFVGYIDTVDNLVRIKGINRNNIDKYKKIFLVEDTEEKEYVKHNINELSEDELFMLGFSKDNVRYILEIRNNKEIRSDLELKGKVNMNVVNKHIKF